AGAGCCTCCGGAGCTTCCGCCGGCGATAACAGAGAAGAACACGCCATCCGATTCGGAAGCACCTGTCCCTGTCCCATGGGGCGTGATCCTCACCTCGGTCGGTATAGCGTTGCTCATCATCGTGCCAATTGCAGCAATTCTGCTGTGGAAGGCTCGACGCCTCTACAAGCGGCGTCACAGCTCCCCGCTGTCATCAGTGGAAGGCTCATGGAACCAGACGGTCGATCTTGCGGCTGATGCCGGAACCCGGCTTCCTCGCGACATGACACGTGCAGAAGCAGCGTGGAGCCTTGCGGACAGCGTGTGGCAGGACACTCACGAGGACACAGAGTCGCCCTCGCCCGTCGTTGATGAGTCGACGGAAGCGTCAGTTGACTGGCGCGTTGCCGGCCAGACAGCACCGGCGACGGTGCTCCTGGCATCTATTGCCGACCGCGCTCAGTTTGGACAGGACGTCGTGACGAAGGATGATGCCAACCGAGCCTGGGGTTACTATTCGCAGTTGAAGGCAGAACTGCGATCCAGGCAGTCCTGGTTCCAGCGGGCACTGACCGCGCTGTCCGTCAGGTCGCTGAGGCGGCACCGGCACCGCCGCGGAGGCTTCACCCATGCCGAAAAGCCCCGCACAGAATCCCGGTGGCGCTTCTGGAAACGGCACTCGCGCCGCGATCAGCGGCAAAAGGCGTTCTCCGATCAGCCTGTCCGCACGTCGTCACCTAAAGGAAGACCATGACAAGTCAGAACAACCAAGGCCCACAGCTTGAGGGATACACGTTCAGACGCGCATTGGGTCACGGTGGCTTTGCGGATGTCTACCTCTACCAGCAGCATGTTCCCTCGCGCGACGTTGCCGTCAAAGTGGCGCGCAACCATGAAGGCACTGACGCAGACGAGGCAGTGATCCGGGAAGCTGATGCAATGGCGGCGACATCGGCTCACCCGTCGATCCCATCACTGTATGACGTGGGCACCACTGCTCAGGGAGATTCCTACCTGATCATGGAGTACTGTCCTGTGACCAATGTGCTCCAACAGGTGCGTTCCCAACCGATGTCAGTGCGGCGCGCCCTGGACGTCATGATCCAGCTGTGCGGCGCAGCGGAAATGGTGCACCGGGCAGGATACGTCCACCGCGATATCAAACCATCCAACGTCATGATGAATGCATATGGTCACCCGATGCTCACTGATTTTGGGGTTGCCGCCAAGTTGGGTGCTCCCGCTTCCCATTCCGCTGACGGCTTTTCGGTGCTGTGGGCGCCACCTGAGCAGCAGGTGTCTGGCACGCCCGCCCACCCCTCGATGGATATCTGGGCGCTGGCCACGACCGCGTGGACGTTCCTGACTGGGCGCTCACCCTTTGAGGACCCGGTGGGCGACAATTCGGCCGTGGCTGTGGCTGGCCGCGTCCAGGAAGGGCGCATCGGCTCGCTGAACCGCTCTGACGTGCCACAGGTATTGGAAGCTGCGTTGCGTCAGGCGCTGTCAGTGGATCCACGCCAACGCCCTGCCTCAGCAGCAGAGCTGGGCCGGCAGTTCCAGCGCGCCCAGGAAGTCATGCATCAGCCGATGACGCGCATGGAGCTTCACAGCGCCGGGCCGCACGATGACCTGACAGCCGTGCAGGACACGTCTATTGATTCAGATCAGACCAGGGTGCGTGCCATTCGCACCATTGATCCGTCGATGTCAGGTGCAGATAACCGCCGAGCAACGACGTCGGTAGAGGGACGAACAACGGACGGCGGCTGGAGCACAGTGGTGCCTGGAGGGCACACTGCAGGCACCGCTCGCGGCGACGCCAGAGACGATGCGTCCGAGCAGGCAGCATCTGGATCCTTTGTCTTCGCTGATTCACAGTCGTATGCTGTCGAGCCCGACCAATGGGTCTCTGAAGAAGACAGACTGGCGCAGATTGAACGCGAGAACGCGGCTTTTTCCTCCGATACCGCGCGGCCGGCACGACGCCTGTCGCTTCCCGTCATTATCGTCATTGCATGCGTGTGTGTGCTGGCGTGTGCCGGGCTGGTGGTTGCCCTGCTCACCGGCGGGGGAGGCACAATATCGTGGAACGGTCCATCACCTGCGCCAGGCCCGATCAATAACCCGACACCCGCACCTCCCGCACCGGTGGACCCCATCGGTCAGACTCCCCCCTCGCCCACGTCAGTAAGCGGCGTTGTCGACGGCGATGTCATCCACTGGTCGTGGCGCCACCACATGTCCGCAGATTCGTCCGGCCAGTCGGGCGCTCAGGATGATGCAGGCCAGCAGGACAGCGCCATGCAGTCTGATTCTGGCGGCCAATCCGGCGACGAACAGGTCATCGAATTCTTCTATGTGATGAGCGGCCCTGAAAATCTCAACCAGTCGGGCAAGACTCAGGTGCAGTCACTGGATACGCACGCATTGTCGGGAGAGAACTGCCTGGAGGTGACAGCCGCCATCAGGGGAGGCCGTCAGTCCGATTCAGCCAAGGCCTGCGTCGATGTGCCGTAGGACGTTCTGCCGCCTCGTCCGCGCCGGATGCCACGCTGGCCGGATGCCCCGCTGAGACCTCCCTACTTTTGACCTGACTCAGTGCGCGGAACGCGAAGTGAAAACGGGTTCGACACGTGGCGTGTCGTCACGGAGCTCTTCCTGGCACGTTTCCTGGTTTGTCGGTGCTGATCGATCAGTGTGGCAGCCACGAGGCTTCCGAGAAGCACAGCCACCCCGATGCCTGCAGCGATTGTCAGGTATTGCGTGCGGCTTTTTGTCAGATCCTCTTCGGGCTTGACCAGGCGCACAGGTGGAGGAATCGGCCGGTCTGCCCGCTGGTAGCGAGGGTTAGGCGGACCATCCTGCGTACCGTCGTTCACGAAGTTGATCGCATCCTTGGGTGCAACAATTCCCCACCCGACAATCTCATTGCGTTCAGAGGGCGTGGAGCGTAATGCTGTTGCAAGAATCCTGTACTTCCAGTCAGCAGGAGTCTCCTCTGGATGAGCAGCAGCGACGAGGGCGGCAATGCCGGCGACGTACCCCGTTGAGTACGACGTGGAGGGCTGCTCGCCTGACAGGACACAATCACCCCACTGGAGGAACGTGGTCAGCACATCGGAACCGGGAGCTGCCACTTCCACGTGAACGCCGTGCACGACGCTGTCAGAAGGCTGTCCCTGAAGCGTTACCGCACTGACTGAGAGCACCTGCTCATAGTTGGCAGGAAAACGCACCCCTGAATTTTCCCCGTTCGGATCGGCGTTACCCGCCGAGGCGACAATGAGCGCACCGGCGTTCGTAGCATAAGCGACTGCCTGAGCCAACTCAGCATGGTCAGACGGTGACGATGCCGGAACAGCAATGATTTTGGCACCGTGATCGGCCGCCCACCGTATGCCTGCTGCTGTGCGCTTCACGTTCGGACCGCGCCCATTGTCGGTATCCTCGGGTCGCGTGGAAGCATATACGCGCACAGGCAGAATCTGTGCTGACTTGGCGATGCCGACCAGTCCGGATCCCTCAACTGGCCGCGACGCGATCTGACCGGCGACCGCCGTACCGTGTCCGTCGACATCGGTGCGCCCATCGCCACCCGAATCAACAAAATCGGTTCCTGGCTGAACAGCTTCCTTCAGGTGCTCATTAGCGCTGCTCACCCCTGAGTCCACAACAGCGACGAGCACTCCGCCGGTGGACAGTTCCCACGCCTGCTGGATTCCCAGTCGTTCAAAGACGGGCGGTTCAATCGGAACGTACTGCGTCTTGCCTACCTGGCATGCCTGCGGTTCGTCCCCATTGGCGAGGGGGATGCGCGCCCGGTGATCGACTCGCGCAGGCTGGCTGTGAGAAGTGCCAACCGGGGCTTGAGCGTGAGATGCATGAGGGAGGAGCGACAGTGGAAGCAGGGCGCATACGCATGTCAGGAGGGCGGTGTGTGCCCACCTGACAATGTGTGTCCGTTGTTCGCTCATGAGGCTGAACCTGTGGCAGGATCGATGGGTTTGAGGTCGATGCCTTCAGGGATCAGCGCGATCCACGGCCCGGGAATCGGCGTAATGGAATTTTCGTCATACCCCAATCGCTGCATGGCTTCGGAGTAGTTCAGGCCCAGACCGTGCGACAGACCTGTATCAGAGATCAGCATGACGGCACCCAGGGAGCCGCCGGAAGTGGAACGTGCCAGAACACCGCTTCCGCCCAGAACGGATGTTGACCCCACGGCCGGCGGGTGAGGAGAATTCGAGGCCGCGGGGGAGGCGGACGTGCCCATACCCGACTGTGCGGATGCCAGATCTGGTGAATCAGCGGGTATGGCTGACAGGACGCTTCCTTTCTCGATGTCACTGACGTCGAGGTGAGCACACGGCCGAGCCTGCTCATTGGTAATCGTGCCGAGGGTGTCAGGCCAGTCCGCAGGAACAGGACCGCCTTCAGTGACGACATGAATATTGGCTATTTCACCGACGGACACTGTCGGTGGGTCAATTGTGTACGGGTTGCCGGTGGAAGAGGCCTGGTACATTGCATACGACACGTCGGAGAGCTGGACCAGCTGACCATCGCCTATGACGAGGTAGTGGTGGTCTCCCTCGGGAAATTTGACGTTGATGATCGTGCCGACGACGGCATCGTGGACGGACGAGGGCATCCCGCTGACGGGCGTACCGCTGTTGTCGAGACTGATGGGGGTGAATGGTGTGCCGTTATTGAAGAGATTGAGCCAGTCAGCCGGCACGTCAAAGACAGGTGAATCGTTGATGTTGAGGGTGTTCTTAAGGACTTCGAGATGTTCGGGTTCGATGCGGTGACGCACATTCTCTGCAATGACGTAGAGGGTGTCGCCCTGTTTGACCAGCGTTGTCGTCACGGGTTCGAGGCCGTCGGGTCGGATTGACACCCATGTGTGGGTCGACGCGTTTTCCATGACGCATGCGTTCCACTCGGTTGCTTTCAGGTCGGCGGGAGCGGGGACATTATCGGGTGCTTCAGGTTCTCCGATCGCATCGCCGCGAGGAATACCCGCGATCACTTTTTCTCCCACGGAAACGGTTTGCAGAGAGCCAGCCGGGGTGCGCATACGCGCTGAGGTGACATTGTAGATCGGGTGCAGTACTCCTTGAACGGAGTAGTAGCGCGCACCTGTTCCCTTGACGATAATCAGCGTGTTGTTCTGCCAGTTATCCGGCAGGGTGGGGGAGAACTTTCCCATCGCGAAGGCAATGCCGAGCATCAGCAGTGAAATGACGATCCCGCCGATCAGGGGCGGCACGAACGATTTGGATTCCAGTTCCCGGCCTCCAGGCGTGCCGGAGATGAACGCCGTGACGAGTCGGCGGCGATTAAACCGTTGCGCATTGAGAATATCTTTATTGGAAGCCATTAAATGATCCCCCACACCAGGCACGTCAGCGGAATGATCGCGATCAGAGCGATGACGTTGGCTCCATCTGCCAGGCGAGTGAGCCACGGGCGCAGCCGCGAATTAACGACGTTGGCCGCCAGGATCAGGATCGCGACCAGGACCGTCAGGCCTACCGTCCAGGGAAGCAGCCACGATACCGCCAGAGTTGCCAGGATCCCGGTGGCGAGCGTGATCAACATGCCGGCGACAACCCCGATAAAGACGTCAATTCGGCCGTGAAGCGACCGCGTCCCCAGCATGAATGCCGCCCCCACGCATGCCATGAGCAGGACACCCTCGACGGTCGCAACCACCATCGGAACGCAGGTAATGATCACCATGAACGATGCGATCTTCACTGATAAAGCCAGCGCCTGTCCGGTCACTACCTGTTCATCGACTGCTGCACCTGAGAATGACTCTGTTGATTGGATGTTAAGAGCGGGAATCCGCGAGGGCATCTGTGCCAGCCCGATCCACGGAGTCGACAGCACGACCAGCGTCAGGAGGGCCACCACCACCGTCGCTGACCGTTGCAGCGAAACTGTGGCGTAGGCAGTCAGTGCGCCGACGACCATATAGGAAAACCCTGCGAGCAATGGGCCGCCGGCAATGATGCGTAACCCCGGGGGAAGCACCATCGTGGCAAGGGAGCCGAACATGATGCCGACGCCGATGGCCATGAAACAGTGCGCCAGGTTCCCATCAGTGATGAGGGCAAATCCTGCGACCCCAAGAAGAACGGGAACGGTCAAGCTGAGCGAAACGGCTCCTGCAGTGCTGCTTCCTCGTGCCACGATCGCTGCAGTGGCGCACACGAGGGCGGCTCCGACAGCTGCGATGATGGCGGTGGCCATCGAGTGTCCACCGCGAATTGCGAGCAGCACCGCTGCAGTCAGGATCAGGATGACTCCGCAGTGTGATGACAGCTGTGCACTGTCGCCTTTGGTCCATGCGTCCTGATGTTTGTTGACGGATGTGCCGATAGCTTCAACCAGATCGTCATAGCGCTGGTCTACTGTGCTGCCACCCTCGGACTCAAGGGTCAGAAGTGTGCCGGGAGTGACGTGTTGGGCGCGCAGGGTTTGAGAATGGTCGAGTACGCGCCCTGACGGAGTCAGGAGTCGGTATCCCTGAGTTGCCGTTTCTGGATCGAGGCGGCCAAGTGCTTCAACCATGCCCGGCAGCAGCTCCGCCACGATCAACGATGACGGTACGGACATATCGAGCTTTTGACCAGCGCACATGACGGAGATTGGCATGAGTGTTCCGGTGCGTGATTTGACGCTCTGTGGCATGAACGGTCCTCTCGGATGCGTCGCCCGTGGAATTCGGGCCCCATCTAAGACTAAACGGTATTTCATTTATTGGAACATCAACAAACAATAAGTATGAAAGAGGGAAACCGTGAAGGGCATGCTGACGGTTCGATGGGTGAACACCCCGCATACTGCGAATCCGCGGACGACCAGCGTTAACTACCGTTTCTTTCGAGCGTAAACGGGCAAAAATCTCGATTTTTTTGCCGATTCTTTCAAGTAACACGTCGGTGACGAAACGTTTACAGTTTACTTCAGACTATTGCCAAACGGGGGGCGGGTATGTTTCAGTAAGTGTGTCATCTTCCGAGTGTTCGAAGTGAGTGCTCGGCAGCCTACCGATTATGGAGGATAAAACATGGCTGGACAGGTTTCCGCCGC
The sequence above is a segment of the Schaalia radingae genome. Coding sequences within it:
- a CDS encoding serine/threonine-protein kinase, which produces MTSQNNQGPQLEGYTFRRALGHGGFADVYLYQQHVPSRDVAVKVARNHEGTDADEAVIREADAMAATSAHPSIPSLYDVGTTAQGDSYLIMEYCPVTNVLQQVRSQPMSVRRALDVMIQLCGAAEMVHRAGYVHRDIKPSNVMMNAYGHPMLTDFGVAAKLGAPASHSADGFSVLWAPPEQQVSGTPAHPSMDIWALATTAWTFLTGRSPFEDPVGDNSAVAVAGRVQEGRIGSLNRSDVPQVLEAALRQALSVDPRQRPASAAELGRQFQRAQEVMHQPMTRMELHSAGPHDDLTAVQDTSIDSDQTRVRAIRTIDPSMSGADNRRATTSVEGRTTDGGWSTVVPGGHTAGTARGDARDDASEQAASGSFVFADSQSYAVEPDQWVSEEDRLAQIERENAAFSSDTARPARRLSLPVIIVIACVCVLACAGLVVALLTGGGGTISWNGPSPAPGPINNPTPAPPAPVDPIGQTPPSPTSVSGVVDGDVIHWSWRHHMSADSSGQSGAQDDAGQQDSAMQSDSGGQSGDEQVIEFFYVMSGPENLNQSGKTQVQSLDTHALSGENCLEVTAAIRGGRQSDSAKACVDVP
- a CDS encoding S8 family serine peptidase yields the protein MSEQRTHIVRWAHTALLTCVCALLPLSLLPHASHAQAPVGTSHSQPARVDHRARIPLANGDEPQACQVGKTQYVPIEPPVFERLGIQQAWELSTGGVLVAVVDSGVSSANEHLKEAVQPGTDFVDSGGDGRTDVDGHGTAVAGQIASRPVEGSGLVGIAKSAQILPVRVYASTRPEDTDNGRGPNVKRTAAGIRWAADHGAKIIAVPASSPSDHAELAQAVAYATNAGALIVASAGNADPNGENSGVRFPANYEQVLSVSAVTLQGQPSDSVVHGVHVEVAAPGSDVLTTFLQWGDCVLSGEQPSTSYSTGYVAGIAALVAAAHPEETPADWKYRILATALRSTPSERNEIVGWGIVAPKDAINFVNDGTQDGPPNPRYQRADRPIPPPVRLVKPEEDLTKSRTQYLTIAAGIGVAVLLGSLVAATLIDQHRQTRKRARKSSVTTRHVSNPFSLRVPRTESGQK
- the eccB gene encoding type VII secretion protein EccB, whose amino-acid sequence is MASNKDILNAQRFNRRRLVTAFISGTPGGRELESKSFVPPLIGGIVISLLMLGIAFAMGKFSPTLPDNWQNNTLIIVKGTGARYYSVQGVLHPIYNVTSARMRTPAGSLQTVSVGEKVIAGIPRGDAIGEPEAPDNVPAPADLKATEWNACVMENASTHTWVSIRPDGLEPVTTTLVKQGDTLYVIAENVRHRIEPEHLEVLKNTLNINDSPVFDVPADWLNLFNNGTPFTPISLDNSGTPVSGMPSSVHDAVVGTIINVKFPEGDHHYLVIGDGQLVQLSDVSYAMYQASSTGNPYTIDPPTVSVGEIANIHVVTEGGPVPADWPDTLGTITNEQARPCAHLDVSDIEKGSVLSAIPADSPDLASAQSGMGTSASPAASNSPHPPAVGSTSVLGGSGVLARSTSGGSLGAVMLISDTGLSHGLGLNYSEAMQRLGYDENSITPIPGPWIALIPEGIDLKPIDPATGSAS
- a CDS encoding EsaB/YukD family protein, whose amino-acid sequence is MPQSVKSRTGTLMPISVMCAGQKLDMSVPSSLIVAELLPGMVEALGRLDPETATQGYRLLTPSGRVLDHSQTLRAQHVTPGTLLTLESEGGSTVDQRYDDLVEAIGTSVNKHQDAWTKGDSAQLSSHCGVILILTAAVLLAIRGGHSMATAIIAAVGAALVCATAAIVARGSSTAGAVSLSLTVPVLLGVAGFALITDGNLAHCFMAIGVGIMFGSLATMVLPPGLRIIAGGPLLAGFSYMVVGALTAYATVSLQRSATVVVALLTLVVLSTPWIGLAQMPSRIPALNIQSTESFSGAAVDEQVVTGQALALSVKIASFMVIITCVPMVVATVEGVLLMACVGAAFMLGTRSLHGRIDVFIGVVAGMLITLATGILATLAVSWLLPWTVGLTVLVAILILAANVVNSRLRPWLTRLADGANVIALIAIIPLTCLVWGII